The Populus trichocarpa isolate Nisqually-1 chromosome 18, P.trichocarpa_v4.1, whole genome shotgun sequence genomic interval AACAGCTACACTCCAGTTCTTTAGTAAGTTGCCTAACATTATATTCTTGCTTTTCCAATGTGGATTCCAAGTTTCTTTTGGTGACCCTGATTCAAGGGTAACAGGTTGTTAAAGAATTATACAGGTTGAGATCACATTTATGCATTCTATTGCTCTTTGCCATTGCATGCAAAAGTGTAGTCTccattttgctttcttttcctgTATTCTTCTGGAAGGATTCATGTACATTCAGTTCACATATTTGTGAAATACTGTTTTTGTAGTTAAGTGCTTGTGGTGAAGCTAATTAGACTGCTTTCTATTAAGCATTTTCTTTTAGGTTATATGTatttactaattttataaaGGTACCATGGCATCCTTGCATTTTCTATGCAATGGCTCCTGGGAAGATGGTAGTGTTACATTGCTGAAAGCTTATTAGGCTCTTTTAAATCAATGGATGCATCATTAATGAGACCCATGTCCCCATAGATAAGGTCCTTCAAGGATGCATGTCAATTAGTACGCATCTCTCCTCTTTTTGTGGTATAGCTTGTATAGTATTTGTGGCTTCTTTTGTACCCATTCACTTCAAGTAGGGTGAGGTTGGGCTTCTGCTGGAGTACTCAATAATTCCTCCAACCACGTACGGTATGTAGGCATTCATACCTCTTCCTGGTAAAATATGAGATCAATTAATCCCTTAATTGGACCTATTTGTTTAGTTATGTTGTTTTATGCAGACtttatattttctcattttagcTGTTTTATGTTTATATCTGCTCATGCGTCCTGTGGTTTGCAATgcattttttaaagttcacaTTGGTTATATGAAGCATCAATTTTCTGCAGAATCGAATGAGGAATCCAAACATGGGTGGAGGTTATCCTCAGCAAGGATATCAAGCACGACCACCTACAAGTTGGGGTCCATCGTCTGGTCCACCAATGCAACAAGCTGGTTATGGCTACATGCAGGCTGGAGCATACCCTGGTGCATCAGCACAGTATAATACGTCTCAGCCAGCTTATCCAGGCTATCCTCCACAACAACCATCTGGTGGATACCCCCCTAACTGGGACCAGTCATCTGTCTCGGCAAATCAGCAAAATCAGGGTTATGATTACTATAGTCAGCCACCTACATCCCAGCAGCAAACTTCTGGTGGTGCTGCAGCTCCAGCAGATGGCACTGGTTATAATTACAGTCAGGCACCAGCTTCTGGCTATAACCAACAAGGGCAGGGTTATAGCCAAGATGGCTATGGTGGGTATCAGCAGCCTGGGTATGGTCAGCCACCACCTTACGATCAACAGCAAGGTTATACTTCTGCTCCTAGCTACAGCAATGTGGCCAACCCAGCTCAAGAAGGACATGCTCCTTCATATGGAGCTCAAGGAGATTCAGCTCAAGGGTCATCTCAGCCATCTGCAATGGGGCAGCAAGGTTATTCTACTGGCCAGCAGCCTAGCCCAAACCCAGCAAGTTATCCACCTCAGGGAGCTGCTCAGCCTGGTTATGGGTTGCCCCCATCTTCCCAATCTGGCTATGGGAGTCAACCAGCTGCACAATATGGGAGCTATGGAGCACCTCAATCACAGAAACCTCCAGCCAATCCACCTGTTTATGGGCAGAGCCAACAGTCACCCACCACCCCTGGAAGCTATGGCCAGCCTACTGGACAGCCAGGATATCCACACTCCCAGCCACTTCCATCTGGCTATGCGCAACCAGATTCAGGTTCCCAGAGTGCTCCACCATCGAGTTATGGTGCCGCAGGTGCTCAGCCAGGGTATGCTCCTCCCTATGGTGTCCCACCAGCTGGCCAACCAGGTTATGGACAGGGGCCTCCCCCCTACAGCGGCACCTCTTATGGTAGTGGTTACTCTCAGCCTGCTGCATATTCTGCTGACAGCAACGCAACTAACAATGGTCGTGGGACATATGAATCAGCACCAGCATCACAGACCGCCCAACAGAGTGGAGTTGCTAAAGCATCACCTCAAAGTTGAGTTATGTTGGAGGATCCCATATTGGGTGTCAAATGGGGTTCATGTGATAGTGCTTTAGGTGTAGACAGGTTTTTGTAGTGCATTAAGATgatgtgtttttctttattctctcGCTGTGTACTTAGCATGTGTCATGGATTGCTGACTCCAGTTATGCGAGCAAAGCTGACTGAAACTTACCGGTAGTTATTTCCGTAAAAGTTCGAAGCAACGTTTGTCTTGTTTGTTATGCTATGAGATTCCATGCTTATATTTCCGTAGTGTACGCGCGCGCATTTTTATGAACAATGGCGCCAAACAATTGCTTTGGTGTTTAAAATCCCGTGAGCTATCTATAAGTGAGTAGAAGGTAAAAAGTTTGCCCAAACTCGCCAGCAAGCAAGAAGAGAATTTAAGTTGCAGGGAGAAACTATAGCAGAAAGTTTGAGCAAGAAGAGACTAGGAAGTTTTACCCAAAACTGTGAGATTAGAATCATTGGAGGGTTTGAtggattaatttgaatttgtatGGGAGCATTCAAGCGACCATGAACAGCTAGCTGTGCTTTGGTTCGGTCTAGAAAATTAGACAGTCCGATcccaaaatgaaaatgaaaaaaacggAAGAGAAAATAACATGTGGCAAGAGTATAGTGGTCACCTTAGCTCATTCACTGCACAGTGTTTCGAGGCAGATCAAGAATAAAGAGTATCACAAAGTCCGGATCAAACCTCGAAAAACCCTACCCTATCTCTCTTGTCACGAGCAGTCGAGATTTTGAGGTGTATGATCTTAACTTGAttcatctttttcttgtttaggCTCTGAATTCTCATGTGCGTTTCAACATTAAGATCTGAGATTGATCCCctcaatgtattttttgttttgttttttttagtggcTGTGGTAACATTTAGGGGAAGTGATGGCATCGAAGCTAGTTCAGTTGCAATCCAAGGCTGCTCAAGCTTCACTGTTTGTGGCAAAGCATGGTGGTTCTTATTACAGGCAGTTGCTAGAACAGAATAAGCAATGCATCCAGGTCCCGCCCACCGTTGAGAAATGTGATCTTCTGTCAAAGCAATTGTTATACACTCGCCTCgccaggttcgaaccctgttcTATCTTGTCTAAATATCATGTGTTTGTACTGCAATTGCAAGGCAAGGGCAATCACGCAACTTTAGTTTAGCAAGTGAGTATTTGCCAATTCACTGCATGTTTTATGGATTTAGGGTTTTGCTAAATTTTCTTGGAATTGTATGCTCTgttttccccccttttttttctttttgcttaaaGTCAAGATATGGGTAATCTCTAGTATGAAAGACCTCGCTAATGTCAAACTTGATTCTTCAACCGCGTTTGTCAACAAAAAATTgaactattttataattttctagttaatttcagTGGTTAATGTTTGGATTGGATAACCCAGCTGATTTCTACCGGGGACTTCAAATTGATTTTGGCATGTTTGTATTGGATCTGGATTCTAAATTAAGCTGGCTATTCCAGACTAATGTAATAATGCATGGAAATGTTAGACTAATGTAATTATGTGAATGTGTCAGTTACCTCAGAAAGCTTACAAATTTGTCGCGGTCACTGTGAAAGGATTACATTGTTCAGTAATATTGTTCAAGCTTGGCACCTGTGTTCTCCCATTTTTGTTAACCTCTGATTCTTGACTAGTCTAGTAATTAGGATATCGCAGTTATTCTAGGCAGAACTTGACCTGGTTTCTCATTTCAAAATCAGTTATTTTGCCTGCTGCTATAAGAATGCATTTTGAGGGTATGTTACCTAAGAACTTTACAGGTTATTTCTAGAAAGACACGCCTTGACAGTTTAGTCTTATggatttgaaaaaatcaagttaggTTGTCCGTAGTCAAGTAGCTGGTAGCTGCTTGTTGGAGCTAAAAAGCAGTAGCGTTCTTCTATGTCCTTCTGAGGCTTCAAGTGTGGAGATTTATCAATATGTCCCGCTTAGTAAAGAACTGCCATTAAACTAGTTGGTGGTGATGCTCTGGAAATGAATCTTTCAAGAGCTGGTGAAAGGTTGCAGTTGCTGCAGGCTGGTGTGATTCAAAGTAGAAAGTTCATTATTAGGAAAACCATAATGGAATGGAGAAGTTGGAAGTCTCTTCCAAATTCAACTCTTTCCAGCAAATGCTTGTTAAAAGTATTTGCTTTGAACAGTTTTAAGTAGCTTTTTTGTTCCCAATCTGTAGA includes:
- the LOC7463740 gene encoding uncharacterized protein LOC7463740, with protein sequence MADESTYSTATDTTPPSSNKRKFDDQSAPPPSTRRQTGFSSPISDPAPPPSYNSVPPPVDEIQMAKQKAQEIAARIMSGAGADIKRPRAENGASGFDSVESNKGFSSAPPDMKSTISNSAPSSIPASYGSYPGGSGLSKKIDVPQGRVGVIIGKGGETIKYLQLQSGAKIQVTRDMDADPNSPYRIVELMGTPEQIAKAEQLINDVLAEADAGGSGTISRRYAGQGGSEHFSMKIPNNKVGLVIGKGGDSIKNMQARSGARIQVIPLHLPPGDTSTERTVHIEGTSEQVEAAKQLVNEVTSENRMRNPNMGGGYPQQGYQARPPTSWGPSSGPPMQQAGYGYMQAGAYPGASAQYNTSQPAYPGYPPQQPSGGYPPNWDQSSVSANQQNQGYDYYSQPPTSQQQTSGGAAAPADGTGYNYSQAPASGYNQQGQGYSQDGYGGYQQPGYGQPPPYDQQQGYTSAPSYSNVANPAQEGHAPSYGAQGDSAQGSSQPSAMGQQGYSTGQQPSPNPASYPPQGAAQPGYGLPPSSQSGYGSQPAAQYGSYGAPQSQKPPANPPVYGQSQQSPTTPGSYGQPTGQPGYPHSQPLPSGYAQPDSGSQSAPPSSYGAAGAQPGYAPPYGVPPAGQPGYGQGPPPYSGTSYGSGYSQPAAYSADSNATNNGRGTYESAPASQTAQQSGVAKASPQS